From the genome of Ciona intestinalis chromosome 4, KH, whole genome shotgun sequence:
AATAATTAAAGAACAAACCAAATCTGTATTTGAATGAAATATGATTTCTTAATGATGCATGAAATTGAGTATTTTTATGCAGATTTTCAACAAATGTATGTGTGTGAGATCTACTCATTGCCATATTTTGCAGTATAGCTAGTAACCCCACAATATTACTTAGCCCCACTCGCTTCTCAATACCAAACAGATACCTGAGTTTGGTGATGATCTAGAACTACTCTGGATGCCTCGAGGATCCCGAGGAACAAACGGGATTCCATTAAAATGCTCTGGACTTAAACTGTTAGCTACTGCACGAGCAGCATAACGTCCGTATGTCATCACAGAGAACATCCTGGTGAGCACCTCCGGTGGGTGCCACGATGTAAGCAGCTTACACAATCGAAACGTTAGTTTCTCAGTCATGCAGCAAAATAATTAAGGAAATCATCTACGAGATCTAATATTGTGTCTGCTGCATGGATTGttagttttgaaaaatattggttaaatatattaaacacgaACAATGTGAAACTGGTGCTATTTCCTGTGTATATTATTAGTTTATTACCTCAAACAGTATTACTAATCGCATATTTCAaatcaaacataatatttttttaaatatactaaCATTTTGAgctttacatttatataatgcaacctataaaataaaagctcTAAAACAAATACGATTAGTAATACATAAATACAAGGTATTTTTAGGTCTTTAGCACCACACAATATTGTTTGAGATAACTGTATAATGCAACTTACGTAATAAGCTGCAAATACCTTCATTCTTCAAACACTCAGTTTCGCCTTTGTGCATGCAAAACGTAATGAAAAGGTTATTTAACACAGTTCTTTGTAACGAAAGCAGTGCGTCATGCTTTCGGCTGAAGAACACTCGACATACGTTGGTATGGTCTCATAACGTTCTACGGTTTAAAAGCGTATTTTACACTTCACGAATTGAACTTTAATAGATAAAATATTGAACGTTAACTAAATCCACTGAAGTATTTGGATCGTGTGTTTCTTCAATTTGATAGAAAGTCTTGCCCTTTGCTAATATCGACTAGGCGGCGTACTGTGGCAAATGTTAAAgaatgttacttgttttttccccgcgcaacgacagtcgttacaacccGGGTACCAGCCACCAGGAATGGtccaaaattaaatttaaaaacataaaataaactgaattttgaaacatttacaATTAACACCACAACCCTAATATTCCCTGTTTTGTGAACACTTAATTAGAATTTACAAGCAAGTGAAGCAACACATGTGCCACAATACTAAAAAATAGGAAACCAAGTTTCagcaaaataatgttttgctGTAGGCCTGTAGCAAATCTTAAATGTGAGAATTCTATTCTGCTTATTATCGATCAATAAACGGATTAAATCACTTTATTTGGGTTAATGATCCTTATTCAACTGTCTTATTTTCTAAATActtgaattatattttttgcacaaGGCGATGTTTTGTATAGCTCCCATTTATTATCACTGGAATACTAGTTGCCAAGCGGCAACAGTATTATATCAAAACACAAGAATTTGATGAAAACATAAAGAacacaaaagtaaaactacGGTCTACAGTGGTTATTAAATAGCTTCACATTAAAAATCACATAAAAGCATTAAAATAGTATCGACATGATGTAGTGCAAAtgacacttatttatcctagttTGGTGAAGGAACTCAAATTCGAGAACACCTTGAATATAGATTAAATCACtaggttttttaattattgatgCTTGCTTAATTGTCATTTCatagtatatattattttacatacaAGGAGATTGTTGCAGTTGCCATTTATAATCACTAAATGCTGTTAGCATTAAACCGAAACACTGCAAATACCTAATCGAAGGATAACAAGGTAAAAGCTgcactacaaaaaaaacaaaacagaataaCAAGGTAAAAAACTGCACTAGAGTGATTATTGAATTACATGCAATAAACTTTTCAATAACAGCACAAATAGCATCAAAATAGTGTTTGCGTGGCATAGGTAAACATATGACACTTCTTGATCCTTGGTTGGTAGagaaacttgaaaaaaatgcatattacagtaaaaacaaattgttctattaaaaacaaaaacagtagGCCTACAACACAAACTATATACCATAATAAAACATCtcaaaaaattgaattttcaAGATTATAATGAGTTATACTCGTGGAACTTttgaactaaaaaaattaagacagaatttgtaaatattcatcATAAACTAAAACTCATTATACTGAACAAATGAACAGCAATGCGATATTATATTACGCCTGGCATAAACAACTTATTCATATTATATGAAGTAATTACATTTTCTAGCTTTAAAACTCACACAACATAGcacaattacaaaaaaagtgaTTTGCCTGACAtatcaaaactataaaacaaatgtataaaGTTTTAGTCAAATGAAATTTCTAAATTAGAAACCAAATTTACTTTAGATCAAACTTTTCTCACATTTGCTAGTAAAGGCAGTAAGGCACTTATTtccattaaataaaataataagataGCAGCCTTGGCAGAGTATAactataaaattattaaacttctcaaaaaactaatttttgtaAGCTACAACACatatttttctgaaaaataaattttagctttataactttgtttacatttatcaATCATTCACAAGTTCTACTGGACTTCCCAGGATGATTGGAATATGTGTATCGTTAAGGGTATAAAAAAAGGGATTATCTTTTTCTTCTGTCCCACTCCAACAGTAACAAGAAATTGAACCATTTGTAGTAGCCAATTCCACTTCTATGATGCTTAGTGGTGGTGCTCTTGTGAACCACCTATTCAATATTTTCTCTGTGtctcttttatttaaaccaattgCCTGCCTCTGAGAATCCGAGAGCTTTGAAGGATCACAACCAACCTTTTCACTCAACTCTCTCCATTGGCCTAGTAAGGTGCCAACTGATCTTTGGAGTTTTGTAAACCAATTCTTCTCCAATTTTGCATTTACACATTGCCTATAAAACCACTCCAAATTTGGACACTGACAGTCTGGGGTTTCGGATAATACACCACACAGCCTTTGTAGTTCTTTGTGAAAAGGCATGTAGGGCTTTTCATCTTTCGGCCCAATGTTATATCGTTTATCTTTTAATAGTTCCTCAATAAAGCTAGATACAATGTTATTGGGATCCCAATTGTACCTAGTAAGCAATGCAAAAAGAATCTGTAGCAGGTGGACATTTAGAACTCTTAGTTgccatttaaaacatttaccaaTAATTAGATTTTCAGATTTGCCTTTTTTGAAAAGCAAGCTTGATTGCCATACTTTTTCATTAGCAATTCTAACTCGTTCTAGAAATAACTTAAACTCTTTCTCAAAGGTTGGCGTTGTTGGTTCAATACTAgttttatttgcaaaataattGCTATAGGCAAGTTCCAAATCAGAAAAAGTATCGAAAAAATCTGCCAGTGGTTGACCAGTAGTCCCCAACTTTTTTAACCCATCTACAGCTGATATTGGATAGTCAGTGCAACCATGTTgttcaaaatattctgattcTTCTTTATAATGCTTAAGCATTTGTTTCATGAAATCTTCATTTTGGATCATTTTCTCCTCAAGGTCTACCACACATGAAAGTTTTATCAGATCTCTTATTACTTTAAATCCCGTTTTAAACACAGCATTCAATCCATTTGAATCACAATTGATATTCATCAATTTTAGAGTAGGATAATTTGCACTGTTAACTGTACtctcattttttaaaccatcCAAATTCTCTATGTGCATACTTATGCTTCCTTCAAACAACTCTTTGTAAGGATCACATTGAGGGTCAATGGATGTGCTTACTTGGTTTAGCATATCTGTATTTATCGGTTTGTCTTTTAAATCTCTTAAAGacctaattatttttgtttcctgTTTTAATTTGTCCTGTGTAGCTTGGTTCATTGACTTGGtttgttcagtttttaaaTGCAAGAGATTATTTACTTCACAATTTATAGCACCTTGCCAAGCCTTTGCATGCTTTCCATGACCTCTAACGGTTAATTCAAATTTTCCACTTGTTA
Proteins encoded in this window:
- the LOC100183618 gene encoding uncharacterized protein LOC100183618, translated to MSSANSRVVNFGEIAESTLEPYKTAESSSAFRCFVVRSQTQCLFILYRALKAFRYDKAYKDQGLDIIFFPDWYKPSNANYVVTEETIAISVCKSTTSQKEVFSEIWNGKPGDCVRGPKDWELKILINDFFPTEGLKTGFHYTITSGKFELTVRGHGKHAKAWQGAINCEVNNLLHLKTEQTKSMNQATQDKLKQETKIIRSLRDLKDKPINTDMLNQVSTSIDPQCDPYKELFEGSISMHIENLDGLKNESTVNSANYPTLKLMNINCDSNGLNAVFKTGFKVIRDLIKLSCVVDLEEKMIQNEDFMKQMLKHYKEESEYFEQHGCTDYPISAVDGLKKLGTTGQPLADFFDTFSDLELAYSNYFANKTSIEPTTPTFEKEFKLFLERVRIANEKVWQSSLLFKKGKSENLIIGKCFKWQLRVLNVHLLQILFALLTRYNWDPNNIVSSFIEELLKDKRYNIGPKDEKPYMPFHKELQRLCGVLSETPDCQCPNLEWFYRQCVNAKLEKNWFTKLQRSVGTLLGQWRELSEKVGCDPSKLSDSQRQAIGLNKRDTEKILNRWFTRAPPLSIIEVELATTNGSISCYCWSGTEEKDNPFFYTLNDTHIPIILGSPVELVND